One genomic window of Candidatus Nitrosopumilus sediminis includes the following:
- a CDS encoding MIP/aquaporin family protein, protein MAYSNLQIFTVELIGTFILVMFATGSIVYDAEFFDGALGIPFASVAPFIALLIGVYSFGKISLAHFNPAVTVGYYITGHISKIQVVYYFAAEIIGALLGSLFVLSFIGDKANLGANAPNYDFSIFVIFPVEVLASAMLMGVIFYVVYTKGLRGFSGVAIGGIVGLDILFLAFISGASMNPARALAPALLSGTFENLWLYWTAPYVGTMIVAVLFRKKFQAQRAANYE, encoded by the coding sequence ATGGCATATTCCAATTTGCAGATTTTTACAGTTGAATTAATTGGAACTTTCATTCTTGTAATGTTTGCAACTGGGTCTATAGTTTATGATGCTGAATTCTTTGACGGTGCCTTGGGAATTCCTTTTGCATCTGTAGCGCCATTTATTGCATTGTTAATAGGTGTGTATTCTTTTGGAAAAATATCTTTAGCTCATTTTAATCCTGCCGTGACTGTAGGTTACTACATTACAGGACACATATCAAAAATTCAAGTTGTATATTATTTTGCAGCAGAAATTATTGGTGCACTATTAGGATCTCTTTTTGTTTTATCATTTATCGGGGACAAAGCAAATCTTGGGGCAAATGCGCCTAACTATGATTTTTCAATCTTTGTAATTTTTCCCGTTGAAGTTTTAGCTTCTGCAATGCTTATGGGAGTTATTTTCTATGTTGTATATACAAAAGGACTAAGAGGATTCAGTGGTGTTGCAATTGGAGGTATAGTGGGATTAGACATTCTATTTTTGGCTTTTATTTCTGGGGCTTCAATGAATCCTGCTCGAGCATTAGCACCGGCATTACTATCTGGAACCTTTGAAAATCTATGGCTCTATTGGACTGCCCCCTATGTGGGAACTATGATTGTTGCAGTTTT
- a CDS encoding ArsR/SmtB family transcription factor, with translation MNGVSLLKCICDETRFEILELLQKNKELCVNDLVEKLEKDQPLVSHHLKTLKKCGIVKSRDEGKKAMYTITNNQLSELISVVTKTSKKIPGLCSEDNCC, from the coding sequence ATGAATGGAGTCAGTCTTTTAAAATGCATATGTGATGAGACACGTTTTGAGATTTTAGAATTATTGCAGAAAAACAAAGAGCTTTGTGTGAATGATCTTGTAGAAAAATTAGAAAAAGATCAACCACTAGTCTCACATCATCTAAAGACATTAAAAAAATGTGGAATTGTCAAATCGCGTGATGAGGGCAAAAAGGCAATGTATACAATAACTAATAATCAATTATCTGAATTAATTTCAGTAGTTACCAAAACAAGTAAAAAGATTCCAGGGTTATGTTCAGAAGATAACTGCTGTTAA
- a CDS encoding low molecular weight phosphatase family protein, giving the protein MPENILFVCVENAGRSQMAEAFFRKFAPDRFLVSSAGTSPSSQLNPIVIQVMKEIGIDMVDQKPKILSDSMIKNSSKTVNMGCMDKESCPSLFVKDVLDWNISDPKEKSIDEVREIRDKIKSEVLNLIKSLEEKV; this is encoded by the coding sequence ATGCCTGAAAATATTCTATTTGTATGCGTAGAAAATGCGGGTCGAAGCCAAATGGCTGAGGCTTTCTTTAGAAAATTTGCTCCTGATAGATTTCTTGTTTCAAGTGCTGGAACTTCACCTTCTTCACAACTCAACCCTATTGTAATCCAAGTAATGAAAGAAATTGGAATTGACATGGTAGACCAAAAACCAAAGATTTTGTCTGACTCTATGATAAAAAATTCTTCAAAGACTGTTAACATGGGATGTATGGACAAAGAATCATGCCCTTCTTTGTTTGTAAAAGATGTACTTGACTGGAACATTTCTGATCCAAAAGAAAAGTCTATTGATGAAGTCAGAGAAATTCGTGACAAAATAAAATCTGAAGTATTGAATCTCATTAAATCTCTTGAGGAAAAAGTCTGA